In Acaryochloris marina S15, a single genomic region encodes these proteins:
- a CDS encoding radical SAM protein: MQFKTLARLGVKHAKNAIAEAAYLQTSFDFTQPISFSGLVNERCNVKCRYCEYWRLKEYQDELSIEEWQNALLSIKAFVGEFSINFSGGEPFLKPGFIDLLQFCSQQGIHSGVTTNGSCLSRVNVQKIASARPFNVNISVDAPNSEVHDYLRGTPGLFDTLSQGITYLAEERIKQQQSFPIVIKTTITAKNFRYLPAVVEWAQEIGATAVHFQPLSRSTDETFDELWIEEKDWEELAQIGEQLITLKQQGAPIMNSEQLLTLLPSYFREEDLGRQVGPNRTGLRTFTITTNGDIFLSIHWLSIGNVKDQGARDIWYGPKAQDIRQKSISTYGKYWMNATEAPKTLTDKLRMGWQLLQT; the protein is encoded by the coding sequence GTGCAATTCAAGACGCTAGCGAGGTTAGGGGTTAAACATGCGAAAAATGCAATTGCTGAAGCAGCTTACTTGCAGACGAGCTTCGATTTTACCCAGCCCATAAGCTTTTCAGGATTAGTCAACGAGCGGTGTAATGTTAAATGCCGGTACTGTGAATACTGGCGTTTGAAAGAATATCAAGACGAATTATCGATTGAAGAGTGGCAAAATGCACTGTTAAGCATAAAGGCTTTTGTCGGTGAATTTTCAATTAATTTTAGTGGAGGCGAACCTTTTTTGAAGCCGGGTTTTATTGATCTACTTCAATTTTGCTCTCAACAAGGTATTCATAGTGGTGTTACAACAAATGGGTCTTGTTTATCAAGGGTAAATGTGCAAAAAATAGCCTCTGCACGACCATTTAATGTCAATATTTCAGTTGACGCTCCAAATTCAGAAGTTCATGATTACTTGCGAGGGACTCCTGGACTTTTTGACACCTTATCGCAAGGAATCACCTATCTGGCTGAAGAACGAATAAAGCAACAACAATCGTTCCCGATAGTGATCAAGACGACCATTACAGCAAAAAACTTTCGGTACTTACCTGCTGTTGTAGAATGGGCACAAGAAATAGGCGCAACTGCAGTTCACTTTCAACCTTTAAGTCGATCTACGGACGAAACGTTTGATGAACTCTGGATTGAAGAGAAAGATTGGGAAGAGTTAGCTCAGATTGGAGAGCAACTGATCACGCTTAAGCAACAGGGAGCGCCCATCATGAATAGTGAGCAATTGCTCACATTACTCCCCTCCTACTTTAGAGAAGAAGATCTGGGGAGACAGGTTGGCCCGAATCGAACAGGTCTGCGCACTTTTACCATCACCACCAATGGAGATATTTTTCTATCTATACATTGGCTTAGCATTGGTAATGTTAAGGATCAAGGGGCTCGTGATATTTGGTATGGTCCAAAAGCCCAAGACATCCGTCAAAAAAGTATTTCAACTTATGGCAAGTATTGGATGAATGCAACGGAAGCCCCCAAAACTCTTACGGATAAGTTGCGTATGGGTTGGCAATTGTTACAGACATAA
- a CDS encoding saccharopine dehydrogenase family protein, producing the protein MNRVLVIGGVGRIGQSVATDLVKHSEGVVTLTSRDSKAAQNSAASLGAQSQALQLDLDDQGALDVAIASHDLVIHCAGPFHDRDARVLKTCIQNQVNYLDVSDHPSFTEKALQYQEQAQAAGVTAIINTGVFPGISNSMVRQDVEALDQADTIHLSYVVAGTGGAGVTIMRTTFLGLIESFPGWLQGKWQLIQPYSGREVITFPSPYGRVNVFWFDVPERLTLPQTFPVQTVITKFGSVPEIYNGITWALAHWMPKPWLQNRRMIEFLSWGGFVTTQFTDRFSGIGVAMRSAVTGMREGQPTQAVSTLVLPDTAIAAGYGTGSIAQLILTQALDKPGVWPVEAAIPTPLFQKTMVQRGVQVEQSISPVL; encoded by the coding sequence ATGAACAGGGTTTTAGTGATTGGTGGAGTTGGGCGGATAGGGCAAAGCGTTGCCACTGATTTAGTTAAACATTCAGAAGGGGTTGTTACACTCACCAGTCGTGATTCGAAGGCGGCTCAAAATAGTGCTGCGAGCTTAGGTGCTCAGTCTCAGGCTTTGCAGCTGGATTTGGATGATCAAGGGGCATTGGATGTTGCGATCGCATCCCATGATCTAGTCATTCACTGTGCAGGTCCGTTCCATGATCGTGATGCCCGAGTTTTGAAAACCTGTATCCAAAACCAGGTCAACTATCTGGATGTCAGCGATCATCCTTCTTTTACGGAGAAGGCGCTCCAATATCAGGAACAAGCCCAAGCAGCAGGCGTGACTGCGATCATCAACACGGGGGTTTTCCCAGGGATTTCCAACAGCATGGTTCGTCAGGATGTAGAAGCTCTAGATCAAGCCGATACCATTCACCTCAGCTATGTCGTCGCCGGAACCGGTGGGGCTGGCGTGACGATTATGCGAACTACTTTTTTGGGATTAATTGAGTCGTTCCCTGGGTGGCTACAGGGGAAATGGCAGCTCATCCAACCCTATAGCGGTCGGGAAGTTATTACCTTTCCCTCCCCCTATGGTCGGGTTAATGTCTTTTGGTTTGATGTGCCGGAACGGCTCACCTTGCCCCAAACGTTTCCCGTACAGACTGTAATTACCAAGTTTGGGTCAGTGCCCGAGATTTATAACGGTATTACCTGGGCCTTGGCTCATTGGATGCCTAAGCCTTGGTTACAAAACCGACGCATGATTGAGTTTTTATCTTGGGGAGGCTTTGTGACGACACAATTTACGGATCGGTTTAGCGGGATTGGAGTCGCCATGCGCTCGGCAGTGACGGGGATGCGGGAGGGGCAGCCGACCCAGGCTGTATCGACATTGGTGTTGCCAGATACTGCGATCGCAGCCGGATACGGCACTGGAAGTATTGCCCAACTGATCCTGACTCAGGCACTAGATAAGCCTGGGGTTTGGCCTGTCGAAGCTGCAATTCCTACTCCATTATTTCAAAAAACCATGGTCCAACGCGGCGTACAAGTCGAACAATCGATATCTCCCGTGCTGTAA